Proteins encoded within one genomic window of Neochlamydia sp. AcF84:
- a CDS encoding ABC transporter permease has protein sequence MNKPTKPFLLRINPHIRQTQYLKDLIDYRELLYFFAWRDILVRYKEAFFGIAWAVIRPLINMGIFALVFGKIAHLSSGNINYASFVLAGLLPWQLCSNALVEGSTSILHHANLISKIYFPRIIIPTAQIAVHFADFLIGMILLFFFCFIVQPLNFATLMGLPIFIMLALLLSEGGSLWLSALTVKFKDCRFLIPFVVQIGMFISPVGYSSSEISSQWIWLYCLNPMVGIIDGFRWSLFGFTYPHLVYSIATSAVVTLILVITGFLYFRKMERSFVDRL, from the coding sequence ATGAACAAGCCTACGAAGCCTTTTTTATTGAGAATCAATCCTCATATAAGACAGACCCAATATCTTAAAGATTTAATCGACTATCGGGAACTTTTATATTTTTTTGCATGGCGCGATATTTTAGTGCGCTACAAGGAAGCTTTTTTTGGAATAGCTTGGGCAGTCATTCGCCCTCTCATCAATATGGGAATTTTTGCGCTGGTGTTTGGGAAAATCGCCCATCTCTCCTCGGGAAATATCAACTATGCTTCTTTTGTCTTAGCCGGTTTGCTTCCTTGGCAATTATGTTCTAATGCTCTAGTAGAGGGCTCAACGAGTATTCTCCATCATGCCAATCTAATCTCTAAAATTTATTTTCCTCGTATCATCATACCTACCGCACAAATTGCTGTACATTTTGCAGACTTTCTCATAGGCATGATTTTGTTATTCTTTTTTTGTTTTATTGTTCAGCCTTTAAATTTTGCCACATTGATGGGTTTACCTATCTTTATTATGCTTGCTTTGCTATTAAGTGAAGGAGGATCTCTTTGGCTTTCCGCTTTGACAGTAAAATTTAAAGATTGTAGGTTTTTAATTCCTTTTGTTGTCCAAATTGGCATGTTTATTTCTCCTGTAGGTTATAGCAGCAGCGAGATTTCTAGCCAATGGATCTGGCTATACTGCTTGAATCCTATGGTAGGAATTATAGATGGGTTCAGGTGGTCTCTTTTTGGCTTTACCTACCCTCATTTGGTTTATTCCATCGCTACTTCTGCTGTTGTTACGCTTATTTTAGTAATTACCGGTTTTCTTTATTTTCGTAAAATGGAACGCTCTTTTGTGGATAGGTTGTAA
- a CDS encoding ABC transporter ATP-binding protein: MGNLNIVEVKNVSKKYTIFHDQPPLGQTTLVETLATHGRRFWKRMRGHKCRAAAAEEKQTEEFWALRDISLAIEEGDRFGIIGRNGAGKSTLLKLLSRIIMPSDGEIFLRGKISSLLEVGTGFHPELTGRENVFLNGAILGMSKREIARKFDEIVEFAEIEKFLDTPVKRYSSGMYTRLGFSIAAYLDPQVLVLDEVLAVGDAPFQAKCIKKMRELALSGRTIIFVSHNIHSLLEICNKGIYLENGRQIEVGSIERCIKAYEQKIQGNLTS; this comes from the coding sequence ATGGGTAATTTAAATATCGTTGAAGTAAAAAATGTTTCGAAAAAGTATACGATATTTCATGATCAACCCCCCTTAGGGCAAACGACACTGGTAGAAACATTGGCTACGCACGGACGTCGTTTTTGGAAGAGAATGAGGGGCCATAAATGCCGAGCAGCAGCTGCAGAAGAAAAGCAAACAGAAGAATTTTGGGCCTTGAGAGATATTTCACTAGCCATAGAAGAAGGTGACCGATTTGGAATTATTGGCCGCAATGGTGCAGGAAAGTCTACCTTGCTAAAGTTGCTCTCACGCATCATCATGCCTTCTGACGGTGAAATTTTTCTTCGAGGAAAGATCTCCAGCCTACTGGAAGTAGGCACAGGCTTTCATCCTGAATTGACAGGAAGAGAAAATGTCTTTTTAAATGGTGCTATATTAGGAATGAGTAAACGGGAAATTGCTCGAAAATTTGATGAAATTGTGGAATTTGCAGAGATTGAAAAATTTTTAGATACGCCCGTCAAGCGCTATTCAAGTGGGATGTACACGCGCTTAGGATTTTCCATAGCCGCTTATTTAGATCCTCAGGTATTGGTCCTAGATGAAGTATTAGCGGTAGGCGATGCCCCTTTTCAAGCTAAATGTATAAAAAAAATGCGTGAGCTGGCATTGAGTGGCAGAACAATTATTTTTGTCAGCCATAATATTCATTCTTTGTTAGAAATCTGTAATAAAGGAATTTATTTAGAGAATGGGCGACAGATTGAGGTCGGTTCTATAGAAAGATGTATAAAAGCCTATGAACAAAAAATTCAAGGAAACCTGACGAGTTAA
- a CDS encoding glycosyltransferase family 2 protein: MESKPSFSNHRKVDILLATYNGERYLAEQIESLLNQTYPAIHLLIRDDASIDNTPLIIKSYLSKFPDRITFFQGRKRQGVKANFSQLMKASTSSYLMFSDQDDVWKPNKVEKSLSCMLAMENQYGELPLLVHSDLTVVDENLHLLDPSFWHYTHLKPHHSSSLNRLLTQNGVTGCTIMINRLLNEMARPIPHEAFMHDWWLALTASAFGQIGVINEATLYYRQHSTNTLGAQKFFNFYNMKKKLHKWRQTDEKKFQQALIFYQRYQKLLSLSQQKILKDFLKLAQLPWMKRKKTVYCHGFFKQGWVRNLADFFLG, translated from the coding sequence ATGGAATCAAAACCTAGCTTTTCTAACCATCGCAAGGTTGATATCCTGCTGGCCACTTATAATGGAGAAAGGTACTTAGCAGAGCAAATAGAGTCTTTGTTAAATCAAACCTATCCTGCTATTCATCTTTTAATTCGAGATGATGCTTCTATAGATAATACCCCCTTAATTATTAAAAGCTATCTTTCCAAGTTTCCTGATAGGATAACCTTTTTCCAAGGTAGAAAGCGTCAAGGCGTGAAAGCTAATTTTTCTCAGCTGATGAAAGCTTCAACCTCTTCTTATCTCATGTTTTCTGACCAAGATGATGTATGGAAGCCTAATAAAGTTGAAAAATCTCTTTCTTGTATGCTAGCCATGGAAAATCAGTATGGGGAACTTCCTTTGCTAGTCCATAGCGACCTCACCGTGGTAGATGAAAATTTACATCTGTTGGACCCCTCTTTTTGGCATTATACTCATCTTAAGCCCCATCATTCTTCTAGCTTAAATAGATTATTAACTCAAAATGGAGTGACTGGGTGCACGATAATGATCAATCGCCTCCTGAATGAAATGGCCAGGCCCATCCCTCATGAAGCTTTTATGCATGATTGGTGGTTAGCTTTAACCGCCTCGGCATTCGGCCAAATAGGGGTCATTAATGAGGCTACTCTTTACTACAGGCAACATTCCACAAATACATTAGGTGCGCAAAAATTTTTTAATTTCTATAATATGAAAAAAAAATTGCATAAATGGCGCCAGACCGATGAAAAGAAATTTCAACAGGCTTTAATTTTCTATCAGCGCTATCAGAAGTTGCTAAGTCTTTCGCAACAAAAGATTCTAAAAGATTTCTTAAAGCTTGCTCAGCTTCCTTGGATGAAGAGAAAAAAAACAGTTTATTGTCATGGGTTTTTTAAGCAGGGATGGGTGCGAAACCTAGCGGATTTTTTCTTAGGGTGA
- a CDS encoding CPBP family intramembrane glutamic endopeptidase gives MNSTNVVSYTMAGIAGVLLFYPITPTLYSCGRQIFRRTGCSLWSGVPDCVKDKIWKPLNAGMNESIVVFENISVKTIDYACQRSSLKTKFFSTDKGKELVGCVLVAPIIEELVFRCMPHLIIQVGLPHFNRFLDKKFNVMLDTPLTELVGVCFSTYAFTMAHNDAQLAAQLRLLAVGATCGLVQWKWGLGPAIFTHAVYNGCTYIFRQRN, from the coding sequence ATGAATTCTACCAATGTTGTTTCCTATACAATGGCAGGCATAGCAGGCGTATTATTGTTTTATCCCATTACTCCTACTCTGTATTCTTGTGGAAGGCAAATTTTTAGACGGACAGGGTGTAGCCTCTGGAGTGGAGTGCCAGATTGTGTAAAAGATAAAATTTGGAAGCCCCTTAATGCAGGCATGAATGAGAGTATTGTTGTTTTTGAGAACATAAGCGTTAAAACTATAGATTACGCGTGCCAGCGTTCAAGCTTAAAAACTAAATTCTTTAGCACTGACAAAGGAAAGGAGCTGGTAGGTTGTGTGTTAGTTGCTCCTATTATCGAAGAATTGGTTTTTAGGTGCATGCCTCATCTTATCATACAAGTCGGACTTCCTCACTTCAATCGGTTTTTAGATAAAAAATTTAATGTTATGTTGGATACCCCCCTAACAGAGTTAGTGGGTGTATGTTTTTCCACCTATGCATTTACAATGGCTCACAATGATGCTCAGCTTGCAGCACAATTGAGATTATTAGCAGTGGGAGCGACATGTGGGCTTGTACAATGGAAATGGGGCTTAGGGCCTGCCATCTTTACCCACGCGGTTTATAATGGGTGTACTTATATTTTCAGGCAGCGCAATTAA
- a CDS encoding type II toxin-antitoxin system RelE/ParE family toxin: protein MSIKIFLGKIEDIDDFKKSLAENSEQGDVITGTGGIRKAHLKSTPKGKKGGFRVGYLNIEDRVILFSLFIYSKNEQENLSQEEKVELKQIAKAIKKRIKMSKLFKGLEEVLALILRKVTLKVGAYRNP from the coding sequence ATCTCTATAAAAATTTTCCTCGGTAAGATAGAAGATATCGATGATTTCAAAAAAAGCTTAGCCGAAAACTCAGAGCAAGGGGATGTAATTACTGGAACAGGAGGAATAAGGAAAGCTCACTTGAAATCAACTCCTAAAGGAAAAAAGGGTGGATTTAGAGTAGGCTATTTAAATATAGAAGATCGAGTGATTCTTTTCTCATTGTTCATTTATTCAAAAAATGAGCAAGAAAATTTATCTCAAGAAGAGAAAGTGGAGTTAAAACAAATAGCTAAAGCAATCAAAAAAAGAATAAAAATGAGTAAGTTATTTAAAGGGCTTGAAGAAGTTCTAGCACTCATACTAAGAAAGGTTACGCTTAAAGTCGGGGCTTATCGAAATCCCTGA
- a CDS encoding glycosyltransferase, which translates to MVRILLNCLDTLGKSMAGPAIRYWEFAHALAKSHQVTLRVPNQTDQVSTNFTISTGPIQFKKIDVIITQTIDPNLALHAKRHKIPLIYDAYDPEPLEHLEIFKPSALKVRKHLNRAIIHTINFNLRMADAVICANHRQRDLWIGALLSLRKISPSIYDQDETLHKLVGIAPFGIPSRPAIQSNSGFREKFNIKASDKLLLWGGGIWNWFDPLTLIRAVKELSKQRSDIKLVFMGIRHPNASIPIMSMANKAIKLAEDLKIKDQFVFFNEQWIPYEERENFLLDADIGVSTHFEHLETQYSFRTRLLDYIWAGLPLITTEGDVFAELVLKNKIGKVVPAQDIQALVLAISQLIDNSAETLRIKSKLKELREQLVWEKAVVPLEEIIEHLMNNPLKNYFAYDLAKIFYYQLQKCHPWNLIERWWVRRNNGIKT; encoded by the coding sequence ATGGTAAGAATACTTTTAAATTGTTTAGATACCTTGGGAAAATCAATGGCGGGACCGGCCATTCGTTATTGGGAATTTGCGCACGCACTCGCTAAAAGCCATCAAGTGACGCTACGTGTTCCTAATCAAACTGATCAAGTCTCTACCAACTTTACGATAAGCACAGGTCCCATCCAGTTTAAAAAGATAGATGTTATCATCACTCAAACTATCGACCCAAACCTTGCCCTCCATGCTAAGCGTCATAAAATTCCTCTTATCTATGATGCCTACGACCCTGAACCCTTAGAGCATTTAGAAATTTTCAAGCCCTCAGCACTTAAAGTAAGAAAACATCTTAATCGTGCGATTATCCATACTATTAATTTCAATCTACGCATGGCTGATGCGGTGATTTGCGCCAATCATCGGCAAAGAGATCTATGGATAGGTGCTTTATTAAGTTTAAGAAAAATTTCCCCTAGCATTTATGATCAAGATGAAACGTTACATAAACTAGTAGGCATCGCCCCTTTTGGGATTCCTTCCCGCCCTGCTATTCAATCTAACAGCGGTTTTCGCGAAAAATTTAACATTAAAGCTTCAGATAAGCTTCTCTTATGGGGAGGGGGCATTTGGAACTGGTTTGATCCTTTGACTCTTATTCGTGCGGTTAAGGAGCTATCTAAGCAAAGAAGCGATATAAAGCTGGTTTTTATGGGCATCAGGCATCCTAATGCCAGCATTCCTATCATGAGTATGGCTAATAAAGCAATTAAGCTAGCGGAAGACTTAAAAATTAAAGATCAGTTTGTTTTCTTTAATGAACAATGGATACCTTATGAAGAACGTGAAAATTTTCTTTTGGATGCAGATATTGGGGTATCCACACATTTTGAGCATTTGGAAACTCAATATTCCTTTCGCACCAGGCTCTTAGATTATATTTGGGCAGGCTTGCCCCTGATTACTACTGAGGGTGATGTCTTTGCAGAACTCGTCTTGAAAAATAAAATTGGCAAAGTGGTACCTGCACAAGATATTCAGGCTTTAGTTTTAGCGATAAGCCAGCTAATAGATAATTCAGCTGAAACGCTAAGAATAAAAAGCAAGCTTAAAGAACTAAGGGAGCAGCTTGTCTGGGAAAAAGCTGTAGTCCCTCTTGAAGAAATTATTGAGCATTTAATGAATAATCCTCTTAAAAATTATTTTGCTTATGATCTTGCCAAAATATTTTATTATCAGCTTCAAAAATGCCATCCTTGGAATTTAATAGAAAGATGGTGGGTAAGGCGGAATAATGGAATCAAAACCTAG